Proteins from a genomic interval of Pseudomonas silesiensis:
- a CDS encoding SDR family oxidoreductase, whose product MRSAFVTGATGLLGNNLVRELVARGYTVKGLVRSRAKGEQQFNNLPGVELVVGDMADVDAFAASLQGCDTVFHTAAFFRDNYKGGSHWKELEKINVDGTRDLIYQAYRAGIRRFIHTSSIAVLDGAPGMSIDETCLRADADADDYYRSKILADRVVLSFLEFHPEMHACMVLPGWMWGPADIGPTSSGQLVNDVVQGKLPGLIPGSFSVVDARDVALAQIAAAKHGRRGERYLAAGRHITMRELVPILGRIAGVKTPVRQLPLPFLFTLAAVQEIYARLTSKPILLSMATLRLLVREKDRTCFNHSKSEQELGLSFRAIELTITDTVAWYRDHAWF is encoded by the coding sequence ATGCGCAGCGCATTTGTTACTGGAGCAACCGGCTTGCTGGGCAACAATCTAGTGCGTGAATTGGTCGCTCGTGGCTATACGGTCAAAGGCCTGGTCCGCTCAAGAGCCAAAGGTGAACAGCAGTTCAACAATCTGCCGGGAGTGGAGCTGGTCGTTGGGGACATGGCCGATGTCGACGCATTCGCAGCATCGCTGCAAGGTTGCGATACGGTGTTTCACACCGCGGCGTTCTTTCGCGACAACTACAAGGGCGGCAGCCACTGGAAGGAACTCGAAAAGATCAATGTCGACGGTACGCGGGACCTGATTTACCAGGCCTACCGCGCCGGTATACGACGGTTCATCCATACGTCTTCCATTGCCGTGCTCGACGGCGCACCTGGAATGTCCATCGATGAGACATGTCTGCGGGCCGACGCCGATGCGGATGACTACTACCGAAGCAAAATCCTCGCCGACCGTGTCGTCTTGTCGTTCCTGGAGTTCCATCCCGAGATGCATGCCTGCATGGTCCTGCCTGGCTGGATGTGGGGCCCTGCCGACATTGGCCCGACCTCCTCGGGACAGTTGGTTAACGATGTCGTGCAGGGCAAATTACCCGGACTGATCCCCGGTAGCTTCTCCGTTGTTGATGCCCGCGATGTGGCATTAGCGCAGATTGCCGCGGCCAAACATGGGCGGCGAGGTGAGCGCTATCTCGCGGCGGGCCGGCATATTACAATGCGTGAGCTGGTGCCTATTCTTGGACGCATAGCGGGCGTCAAGACACCCGTTCGACAACTACCGCTCCCCTTTCTATTCACCTTGGCGGCTGTGCAGGAGATTTATGCGCGTCTTACCAGCAAGCCCATTCTGCTGAGCATGGCCACGTTGCGCCTGTTGGTACGAGAGAAGGACCGCACTTGTTTCAACCACAGCAAGAGTGAACAAGAGCTTGGCCTAAGTTTCCGAGCAATAGAGCTGACAATCACCGACACGGTGGCGTGGTACCGAGATCACGCTTGGTTTTAG
- a CDS encoding LysR family transcriptional regulator — protein sequence MALQTNWDDLRLLLAVSRRGSFLQAGQLLGIAASTVSRRLTQLEVALGEPLVERGVEGCWLTSRGQSLVEVALAAEAGLRRQTAAGISELHTGLSGSVMVSAGEGFSSCVLEAASRFTSLHPRCSVELMVTADFHKIVRGVADIAVRTAHLGEPSLIYRPIGRLAYGVFADAGYLKRFPGVTPATAVNIAFLPPLDMLPQMRAAKTGGLDRAQISVNSFAVQLESVRRGMGVAVLPRILAKDLIELFPDLQLPDMEVYLVTRPQALKQAHIKCFFTILEQVLLEALSIANTEGYFLGGDPKWVHGGASQNN from the coding sequence ATGGCGTTGCAAACAAATTGGGACGATCTTCGTCTGCTGTTGGCAGTCTCGCGGCGTGGCAGCTTCCTTCAAGCTGGCCAGTTGCTGGGTATCGCGGCGTCTACCGTGTCCCGCCGTCTGACCCAACTTGAGGTCGCACTGGGCGAGCCACTCGTCGAGCGGGGCGTTGAAGGATGCTGGTTGACCTCGCGGGGCCAATCCCTCGTGGAAGTTGCCCTGGCTGCGGAAGCTGGCTTGAGGCGTCAAACCGCTGCTGGCATATCCGAGCTACACACAGGGCTATCTGGCAGTGTCATGGTCAGTGCAGGAGAGGGTTTCTCGTCTTGTGTGCTGGAGGCCGCGAGTCGCTTCACTTCTCTGCACCCGCGTTGCTCGGTGGAACTGATGGTAACAGCCGACTTTCACAAGATCGTCCGCGGCGTGGCAGACATTGCTGTACGTACAGCTCATCTGGGTGAGCCGTCGCTGATTTATCGACCAATAGGCCGGCTCGCCTACGGTGTCTTCGCTGATGCCGGTTATCTGAAGCGGTTTCCAGGGGTGACCCCGGCCACTGCGGTCAATATTGCCTTTCTTCCCCCGCTGGACATGCTGCCGCAAATGCGGGCGGCAAAAACCGGTGGTCTGGACCGCGCGCAGATCAGTGTGAACTCGTTCGCGGTTCAGCTCGAATCGGTGAGGCGAGGAATGGGTGTGGCAGTACTGCCTCGTATTCTGGCAAAGGACTTGATCGAGTTGTTCCCGGATCTCCAACTTCCAGATATGGAAGTCTATCTGGTGACCCGGCCTCAGGCATTGAAACAGGCTCACATCAAATGTTTTTTTACCATCCTGGAGCAGGTGCTGCTCGAAGCCCTTTCCATAGCAAATACGGAAGGTTACTTCTTGGGGGGCGACCCGAAATGGGTGCATGGGGGCGCTAGCCAAAATAATTGA
- a CDS encoding ester cyclase: MTTGPYDYAERASRAFNRRDVEAMLALVCEDFIYLDGMGVQTGRESMRKRETALFEAFPDAQVTFTPFMVADDRLALTALLTGTFAAPLVLPGQVIAPHGRHITVHYAAHFTFRNGLAIREEAFFDSAVLMPLAEQGEG; this comes from the coding sequence ATGACTACTGGCCCCTACGACTATGCGGAACGCGCCTCAAGAGCCTTCAATCGCCGTGATGTGGAGGCGATGCTTGCGTTGGTTTGCGAAGACTTCATCTACCTCGATGGTATGGGGGTTCAAACCGGTCGCGAATCCATGCGCAAACGAGAGACTGCGCTGTTCGAAGCGTTCCCTGATGCCCAAGTGACCTTCACCCCATTCATGGTCGCTGACGATCGTTTGGCGCTGACTGCCTTACTGACCGGCACCTTCGCCGCACCCTTGGTGCTGCCAGGCCAGGTGATTGCACCCCATGGACGCCACATTACCGTGCACTACGCCGCACACTTCACCTTCAGAAACGGACTGGCCATCCGTGAAGAGGCCTTCTTCGACAGTGCGGTGTTGATGCCGTTAGCCGAACAGGGTGAGGGTTGA